In the genome of Tripterygium wilfordii isolate XIE 37 chromosome 19, ASM1340144v1, whole genome shotgun sequence, one region contains:
- the LOC119985189 gene encoding V-type proton ATPase subunit e1-like: protein MGFLVTTLIFVVVGIIGSLCTRICCNRGPSTNLLHLTLVITATVCCWMMWAIVYVAQMKPLIVPILSEGE from the exons ATGGGTTTTTTGGTGACGACACTAATTTTCGTGGTGGTTGGGATCATTGGGTCCCTTTGTACCAGAATCTGCTGCAACAGAGGACCATCTACTAATTT gTTGCACCTTACATTGGTTATAACGGCAACCGTGTGCTGTTGGATGAT GTGGGCGATTGTGTACGTTGCTCAAATGAAACCACTTATAGTTCCTATTCTGAGTGAAGGAGAGTAA